A segment of the Longimicrobiales bacterium genome:
GCCACCCCAGCCAGTGTGTCGTGGTCGGCAATGGCAATGATGTGGAGCCCGCCCGCCCGGGCGGCCGCGACGACCGCACCGGGCGAGAGGCTTCCATCCGAGGCTGTACTGTGTATGTGAAGGTCTATTCTCAATTGCTCAGCGCACGACGAGTCGACGCCCCATTCTGTAAGCTATGCCAACGCCAATGCCGTCGAAATCGCCGACGGTGGCACCGAAGCGGAATACCCACTGTGGACCGAGACTGATGTCCGCGCCCAGATCGAGATCGAAGTTCAGCTCCGAATCGCTGTCGTCGACGCCTTCCGGTGCATCCCACGAAACATAGTCTAACGCGACGCGCGGATGCAGATAGGGCATGATGTCCAGTGAGCCCGCGTCGAAGATGGTGCCGATGCTGACGCCTGCGGGTATCCTCAGCCAGGTCGCGCCGTTGAACGTGCCTCCGACCCCCAGCAGCCACGACATGTAGATCGGAGCGTTCACGCCCCTGATCGGACCGTAGAACTCGGCGCCCAGAGAGATGTGGTCGCCATCCAGCACGCCCGCGCGCACGCCCAGATTGAGATTCCCCTCCTGCCGCCAGATGCCCACGATGCCGAGATCGTCGGCGCCATCCATGTCGACGACGTAGATGCCGATGTCCTCGCCGGGCCGTGGCGAGAAGAAGCTCGGCACATCCCAGGGCTGCGCCGCCACCTGCCCCGCGGATCCGGCGAGCAGGCCGATCATGAAAACATACGAAAGCTTACGCATATGTGTGCGCCTCCAGTCAGAACGACGTCGACGGATCCAGTGACTCCCGAACGGGGTCGCGGCCGCCGGTCGCAAGAAAAAGGCCGGTCGCGGGGATCCGCGGCCGGCCTTCTCGAACATGTGCGGCCCGGCTTCACGCCGTGCTGGAAGCGCTCTCGCTCAGCACTGTGACCACGTCGTCGGCGACCTGCATGAAGCCACCTTCGACATGAAAACGCTGCTCACCGCCGGCACTTTTTATGCGCATCTCGCCCGCACCGAGCAGGACGAGCATCGGTGCGTGACCGCGCAGCACACCGACCTCGCCATCCCACGCGGGCGCGACTACCATGTCGGCTTCGCCCTCGTAGACGGTGCTCTCCGGGTTGATGATCGCGACCTTCAGGCGATCGGCCATTACGCCATGTCCTTCGCGGCGGCGATCACATCCTCGATGCCGCCCTTCATATAGAATGCCTGCTCCGGCAGGTGATCGAACTCACCGGCGGCGACGCGCTCGAAGGACTCGATCGTGTCCGCCAGCTTCACGTACTTGCCCTTGATGCCGGTGAACGTCTCGGCGACGTGGAACGGCTGCGAGAGGAAACGCTGGAGACGACGCGCACGACCGACGACCAGCTTGTCCTCTTCCGAGAGCTCGTCCATGCCGAGGAT
Coding sequences within it:
- a CDS encoding F0F1 ATP synthase subunit epsilon — translated: MADRLKVAIINPESTVYEGEADMVVAPAWDGEVGVLRGHAPMLVLLGAGEMRIKSAGGEQRFHVEGGFMQVADDVVTVLSESASSTA